Genomic segment of Dactylococcopsis salina PCC 8305:
CTCTCAAGACTTAAACGGTCATTCTTCAGTTGTCACTGCTTCCTCCTCACCACAAACAGCAGTCAATCAAATTCACCAAATCTCAGAAGATCAGGAGGTCATCACTTGGTTAACTCAGCAAGGAATTAAAGTTCAAAACTATCATAAATCTGATGAAAACGAAGAAGTCTTTAACAAACTTGCCAGTTATTTAGGGAATAAACATTCAGAGTTACGTTATTTTTATAAGCAACTGAAACGAAGTTTCTCGAAAGGGGAAAACTTAGCTCTCAATTTAAATTCTCGTAGTAAACAAGAAATTACTTGTACCACACAATTTTGTAATCGGATGAGTGATTATGCGTTTTTAACCTCCTATCAATACGATCGAAAAAAGAAAATGTTATATGCGTCTCCTCAAAGAACAGGAATCGTGATTAATTTTATTACAGGAGGATGGTTTGAGCGTTTTATTTACTTAAGTTTATGTCAGTTATTAAAAGAACATGAACAGCCCTATAAAAGCATCTTAAATCCACAGATTATCCTCCAAGATGGAGAAGATTTTGAGTTAGATATCTTGTTTTTAATTCAAGAAAGTCCCTTCTGGATTGAATGTAAAACAGGAGATTACCAAAACCACGTTACCAAATACTCCAAAATGCGAACGGTGTTATCAATTCCCAAAGAATGTTCCCTATTAGTGATTTTAGGAATCTCTGATCAACTCACAGAAGAATTAACCAATTTACATAACATTTATATTGCCAATGAAAACAATTTTCTAGAGAAAGCTAAAACCTTAATTATCCCTTCCAACCGATTCTAATATCGAGTTTAGCCCCCTAACCCCCAAGTTTGGGGGAACGACAAGATCAAATTAGTTACTAACTAATTCTTTCATCAATTCAGCAACAGAGGTAATCTGATTAGCACGTCCCGCATTACTACCAGCAAAAATTAAACCATTTTCAATGTCACCTCTCGCCGCTCGATCTAAAGCACGAGCGATACAATAATTTTCAGCACGATCTCGACAGCTACAGACTTGTAAACAACTTCCAAAACATCGTTTATCTAGATCACTAACATGATTGATTGCTTTCTCGGCAAAGGAATTTTTTAAAGCTCGTCCAGGTAGCCCCACTGGAGAAGGGACAATCACCACATCTTCTGGCTTGGCATCACGATGAAATTCTTTGTATTTGATATGAGCATCACATTCATTCGTTGTAATGAATCGCGTTCCCATTTGGACTCCACTCGCTCCTAAACTCAAAGCTCGATCGATATCTGAACGATCCCAAATTCCCCCAGCAGCAATGACAGGAATTTCCACCTCTAACTCTTCTCGTAGATAAGCCACTAATTCTGGAATCACCTTGTCACTATCTAAATTAGCTTGTCCTAATTCCTCTTTTTTTGCTCCTAAATGACCTCCCGCAGAATTGGGATTTTCCACCACAAACCCGTCTGGAAGTCTCCCATATTGTTTTTCCCATTTTCGACAAATCACTTTAGCGGCGCGAGTGCTAGAAATAACAGGAATTAACGCCACATCAGGATAATCACGAGTATATTTGGGTAAATTTAGCGGTAAACCTGCTCCCGCAATAATCAAGTTTGCCCCATTTTCAGTGGCAGTCCGTGTTAGTGTTTCATGATCTTGTCCTGCAACCATGGAGTTAATTCCGATGATACCATTAGGACTGAGATCGCGGGCTTTTTTCAATTCATCGATCAACGCTAACCGATTCGCTTCAAAAATATCTCTTTTTCCTCGTTGCTTGGGATCAAAATAGGGGGACGCAAAACCTAACGCTACCGCAGAAATAATCCCGATTCCCCCAGTATTTGCTACCGCACTGGCTAAACTAGCGCCAGAGATTCTGATTCCCATTCCTCCTTGAATAATGGGATAGGGAGCAACATAATTGCCAATGTGAAGTTTAGGGAGAGTTGTTGTCATCATTATTTCTTTAATATACTTTATAACTAATTAGTTATTATTTTAATTATAGTACAAAAAGGTAGGTTGGGTGGAGGAAACGAAACCCAACACCAATATTCGTTATTCGTTATTCGTTATTCGTTATTCGTTATTTGTTATTTGTTATTTGTTCACTGCTCACTGATTACTGGTCACTGGTCACTGGTCACTGGTCACTGCAATGGGTGGAGGAAACGAAACCCAACAGAATTTGTCACTGATGCAGAATCACGAATTATTACGGGGAGGGTAACTCAGAGGGATCGCGCATTGGTTTCTGTTTCAAGTTTTCCCGAAACTGATTCAATCCTTGTCGCACTTGCGGAAAATACCAATAACTGAAACTGACTCCACTGATGAGTAACACTAAAATTAGGATCAGTAAACCTAACCCACCGCGCTTGCTTGTTTTCGGCTTGTCAAGTTGTTCTGGAACTAAAACGGTTTCTGGTTCGGGTTGGATTTCTGTTTGTTCCTTAAACGTAACTGTGAGATTTTTTTCCTCAGCAGTGGAAATAGAACACTTCATCAAGGAAACAGTAACGTTATCGTGTCCGTTGAGTGTATTCGCTAAACTAACCAACCGTTGCGCGACGATATTAACATCTTTCT
This window contains:
- a CDS encoding NAD(P)H-dependent flavin oxidoreductase, encoding MMTTTLPKLHIGNYVAPYPIIQGGMGIRISGASLASAVANTGGIGIISAVALGFASPYFDPKQRGKRDIFEANRLALIDELKKARDLSPNGIIGINSMVAGQDHETLTRTATENGANLIIAGAGLPLNLPKYTRDYPDVALIPVISSTRAAKVICRKWEKQYGRLPDGFVVENPNSAGGHLGAKKEELGQANLDSDKVIPELVAYLREELEVEIPVIAAGGIWDRSDIDRALSLGASGVQMGTRFITTNECDAHIKYKEFHRDAKPEDVVIVPSPVGLPGRALKNSFAEKAINHVSDLDKRCFGSCLQVCSCRDRAENYCIARALDRAARGDIENGLIFAGSNAGRANQITSVAELMKELVSN